A window from Coregonus clupeaformis isolate EN_2021a unplaced genomic scaffold, ASM2061545v1 scaf0892, whole genome shotgun sequence encodes these proteins:
- the LOC121559312 gene encoding trace amine-associated receptor 13c-like gives MTDLLANLSVPWGTQAIVCPNLTAAALVRPGSGQSLAPFCTFCCCGLLNRTLAVVFMVSLAFAIVVGNVVTLTVFMQTRQVRTPQGYLKVSLAIADMMVGVLVVPFSVYTEISLMVTSSPPVWYQGATDPSMGGLVGPWQPCMLIGPVFAGCTFVSISTIFLMTVERCVAILWPLHKDHLVTRRRTLFLMLFSWAGSFLLALAPLILSNNFTLEYSECSRMCNYVPLWDGITLPSDASILLLFPVFDFTLLGGTLLFNILSFTSIRRYTRKRKLMSEGNVGVEGGGGGCQHRPSFSDIKAAKTISILTFAFTASFTPIAVFVLGNVVGYTWCNFSFVAFWILTGNSCCNVIIYSVRDQRFRKGVTLLFQREHSPSHGEKGGATPPPHTL, from the exons ATGACTGACCTCCTGGCCAACCTGAGTGTTCCATGGGGCACACAGGCGATTGTGTGCCCCAACCTGACAGCAGCAGCCCTGGTTAGGCCGGGATCAGGCCAGTCTTTGGCCCCCTTCTGCACCTTCTGCTGCTGTGGCCTGCTGAACCGTACCCTGGCCGTTGTGTTCATGGTCAGTCTGGCCTTCGCCATAGTGGTGGGCAACGTGGTCACGCTAACCGTCTTCATGCAGACAAGACAGGTCCGCACACCACAGGGATACCTCaaag TCTCTCTGGCCATAGCGGACATGATGGTTGGAGTACTGGTGGTTCCTTTCTCTGTCTACACTGAGATCTCTCTGATGGTGACCAGCTCCCCTCCTGTCTGGTACCAGGGGGCCACTGACCCCTCCATGGGGGGTCTGGTGGGCCCCTGGCAGCCCTGCATGCTGATTGGTCCAGTCTTCGCTGGCTGTACGTTTGTCTCCATCAGTACTATTTTCCTGATGACGGTAGAGCGCTGTGTGGCCATCTTATGGCCCCTCCACAAGGACCACCTGGTGACACGGAGACGCACCCTGTTTCTCATGCTCTTCTCCTGGGCAGGCAGCTTCCTCCTGGCCCTGGCCCCCCTCATCCTCAGCAACAACTTCACACTGGAGTACAGTGAGTGCAGCCGGATGTGTAACTACGTCCCCCTGTGGGATGGAATCACGCTGCCCTCTGACGCCAGCATCCTCCTGCTGTTCCCCGTCTTTGACTTCACGCTTCTGGGCGGCACCCTGTTATTCAACATCCTGTCCTTCACCAGCATCCGCCGCTACACACGCAAACGTAAGCTCATGTCAGAGGGGAATGTGGGGGTCGAGGGAGGGGGAGGCGGCTGCCAACACAGACCCTCCTTCTCTGACATCAAGGCTGCCAAGACGATCAGCATTCTGACGTTTGCCTTCACGGCTTCCTTCACCCCCATCGCTGTGTTTGTGCTGGGCAACGTGGTGGGCTACACCTGGTGCAACTTCTCCTTCGTAGCCTTCTGGATCCTGACTGGGAACAGCTGCTGTAATGTGATAATATACAGCGTGAGAGACCAGCGCTTCAGGAAGGGAGTGACTCTGCTGTTTCAGAGGGAGCACTCACCTTCCCACGGGGAGAAAGGCGGAGctacaccccccccacacaccttgTGA